In Labeo rohita strain BAU-BD-2019 chromosome 16, IGBB_LRoh.1.0, whole genome shotgun sequence, one DNA window encodes the following:
- the LOC127178729 gene encoding zymogen granule membrane protein 16: MLHHFVVLSALCAMSMTMPLPEFYSYSPAVGDGSGTEFSTAHKDRITGVRVYEYPYYGYYSNNYINGIQLRYGSNWTDLVGVNYNRNEKEMTLHNNEHFVQISGKYYSGYISELMFVTNEGRSFKVGQPYGISFNFYPTHDGSELRFISGRQNGFALTSIGAHWAVYYNSTS, from the exons CTTTGTGCCATGAGCATGACTATGC CTTTACCTGAGTTTTACTCATACTCCCCTGCTGTTGGGGACGGCAGTGGAACTGAATTTTCCACTGCACACAAGGATCGCATCACTGGAGTCAGAGTTTATGAATATCCCTACTATGGATACTACTCCAACAACTACATCAATGG GATCCAGTTGAGATATGGCAGTAACTGGACAGACCTGGTTGGTGTGAACTATAATAGGAATGAAAAGGAAATGACACTACACAACAATGAGCATTTTGTTCAGATCTCTGGAAAGTATTATTCTGGTTACATCAGTGAGCTTATGTTTGTCACTAATGAGGGGCGTTCTTTTAAAGTTGGGCAGCCTTATGGAATTTCATTTAACTTCTACCCAACCCATGATGGAAGTGAACTACGTTTCATCAGCGGTCGTCAGAATGGATTTGCCCTCACCTCCATTGGTGCTCATTGGGCGGTCTACTACAATTCCACttcataa